From the genome of Chloroflexota bacterium:
GATGTTCTGGCAGGACATGACCCTGAACTTCATGACGCTCGGCGGCCTCGCCATCTCGGTGGGCCGCGTCGTCGACGACTCCATCGTCGTGCTTGAGAACGTGTACCGCCACATCCAGGGCGGCCGGGAGCGTTGGCGCGCCGCACTCGAGGCCACGGCCGAGGTGGGGCCCGCCATTTTCGCCTCGACGATGACCACCGTCGTCGTCTTCGTCCCCCTCGCCTTTATCGAGGGCCTCGTGGGCGCCTTCTTCCTTCCCTTCGCGCTCACCGTGACCTTCGCCCTGCTGGCGTCGCTGCTCGTCGCGCTCACCGCCGTCCCGGTGCTTGGCGCGCTCCTGTTGCGGCCCGGCGACCTCCCCGATGCCGCCGGTGACGAGGGCGACATTCCCATGCAGGAGACCGCCCTCCAGCGCCTCTACCTCCGAATCCTTCGGTGGGTGCTCGGCCACCGCGCCGTGACGCTTCTCGCGGCGGTCGTCATTACGGTCAGCAGCCTTGGACTCCTCTCAGTCATCCCCGTCAACCTCTTTGGCGGCGGCGGCGACCGCTTCCTGCAGATCGAGCTCAGCCTCCCGCCCAGCGCCGATGTCCAGCAGACAATCGCGGAAACGGAGGAGATCGAGAACCGCCTCGACGGTATTGCAGAGGTCTACAGCGCCAGTATCGGCGGGACGGACTTCGACTTCGGCGGCGGTCCGGCGGGCCTGCAGCAGGCCAGGTTCTTTGCCCTGCTTTCGGACGAGGCCCCCGAGGACATCTCCGAAACACTGCGAGAGGAGCTGACCAAGCCCGGACAGACCGTGCGCGTCTCCGAGCTCTCAGCGGGACCCCCGGCCGGCGGCGTCGAGATTTTCGTGACCGGCCCCAACTATGACGATATCGCCGAGGTCACCCGCGAGCTTGCGGACTCCATCGGCTCCATCGAGGGCATCGTCAACCTCGAGAGCAACGTGACGCAGGCGCGCCCGGAACTGGCCGTGCAAGTCGACCCGGAGCGGGCGGCCGGCATCGGGTTGACGACGCAGCAGGTGGGCACACAGCTCAACAAGTTCCTCATCGGCGAGCAGGTCACGTCCATAGACATTGATGGCGAATCCGTTGACGTGTACCTCTCCGGCGACATCCTTGCCGCCGGAGGCTCCCAGGGTCTGGCGGCCCTTCAGATCGTCGGCCCCGGCGGTACACTGTCCCTGATCGAGGTCGCAACCCCCGAGCTCCGCGAGGGCCCCGTCACCATCAGCCGGACGGACGGGCAGCGCTCTGCAAGCATCACCGCCGACATCGTCGCCGAGAACACGCAGGCCGTCGGCATCCTCGTCGACGAGAAGATCGACGCGATCGACCTGCCGCCAGGCGTCAACGTTGAGAGCGGCGGCGTCTTTGCCGACATCGCTGAGGGCTTCCAGGCAATCTTCATCTCCATGGCCGTGGGCATTGTGCTCGTCTACCTCGTCATGGTGGCCAGCCTGGGCAGCCTCAGAAACCCCTTCATCATCGTGCTGACCCTGCCTCTGGCCCTCGTCGGCGTCATGGCGTCGCTGGCCATAACGGACCGGGCGCTCGGGCTTGCGGCGATGATGGGCATCCTGCTGCTCATTGGCATCGTCGTCACCAACGCCATCGTGTTCATCTCCTTCGTGGAGCAGCAGCGCGCGCGCGGCCTCGGCGTCTACGACGCCCTCATCTCCGGCGCTCGCGTGCGCCTGCGCCCCATCCTCATGACGGCCATCACGACGAGCTTCGCGCTGCTGCCCCTGGCCGTCGAGTCCGAGGGCGGCGGCATCATCAGCGCCGAGCTCGCGACCGTCGTCATCGGCGGGCTGACAAGCTCGACCGCGCTGACGCTGCTGGTGCTGCCAATCATGTACATGCTCTTCAATGAAAGCATCCCGCGCCTGTTCGGCCGCATCCTGCACCGTATGCCCTCGGCCCCGCAGGTGGCCGCTCCGGAACCCGCGGCCGACGGTTAGATGTTGGCCTCTGGACAATTCAGCGTCCCCGTCACGGCGGGGACGCTTGTATTTGTGCCGCTGGTCAGCCTGTAGGTCAATCCCGCACCCCCACGCATCGCTCCCCGCCCCCATGCGCCATTGCCTGCACCCCCTAGGCGCCATCCCTGCACCCTCCAGTCGTCATTCCTGCACCCCCCATGCGCCATTCCTGCCTCCTCCAATCGTCATTCCTGCGAAGGCAGGAATCCCGAGGCGCGGCCAAGTGGGGCATCCCCATCACCAACCATCCCAGCGCTTCCTCACCCCGTCGTAGGGGCGATTCGCGAATCGCCCGTCCCGCGATAGCTGGACCCCCTGACACCGCCACATTGCGCACAACCCGCCATCTCCACTACCTTCCTCTCATGGAACGCCACATCCGCAAACTCAACCAGTCCGTCAACTTCGAGACGCACGCCAATTTCTCCGTTGGCCACTCGGCCCTTGGCGATTCTCTTGCCATTCGCATGGGGGTGTCTTGTGAAAAAACCAGTCGTGTTGTAGCTGAAATGTGCCGCATGGATACAGTCTTGAGACACGTTGTTTTTCCCACCGTCAACGGAAGGGCAGCGACTCTTGGGACTCTGGCGCTTACAGGAGAGCCGTCCGTTGCCACGGCAGTTCCCCGCGTCAAGAC
Proteins encoded in this window:
- a CDS encoding efflux RND transporter permease subunit; the encoded protein is MTFLTAFALRRPTVAILAIIIILAAGITAYRSLQVELFPQIEFPLVTVFATYPSADPEAVVRDVTGPIERAITGADGLENIQSNSSEGRAAIFVSYRYGTDMAAAETHVQNAVSSLTFPGGVEEPLIGRFNPEEIPVIQFGVVSDRPLPEVQALVEDLLVPELEKIEGVLTVSLDGGVERRGAVSADLAKMTANGVTLEQVATALRENNVSLPAGLLFQGGQAVIAKTTHSLDSVDDVRNLVVATNDGSPVRLSDVATVSFGEGRQTSFTRVNGQPGVAVYVTKDAEANTLDVTTVVNEVLDGDTGLPDDVEIIIVNDQGPDIQRQIDNLVREGTFGFLFAVSVVFAFMLTIRPTFIRGLFTTIRPTVVIGLSIPLSVFTGILLMFWQDMTLNFMTLGGLAISVGRVVDDSIVVLENVYRHIQGGRERWRAALEATAEVGPAIFASTMTTVVVFVPLAFIEGLVGAFFLPFALTVTFALLASLLVALTAVPVLGALLLRPGDLPDAAGDEGDIPMQETALQRLYLRILRWVLGHRAVTLLAAVVITVSSLGLLSVIPVNLFGGGGDRFLQIELSLPPSADVQQTIAETEEIENRLDGIAEVYSASIGGTDFDFGGGPAGLQQARFFALLSDEAPEDISETLREELTKPGQTVRVSELSAGPPAGGVEIFVTGPNYDDIAEVTRELADSIGSIEGIVNLESNVTQARPELAVQVDPERAAGIGLTTQQVGTQLNKFLIGEQVTSIDIDGESVDVYLSGDILAAGGSQGLAALQIVGPGGTLSLIEVATPELREGPVTISRTDGQRSASITADIVAENTQAVGILVDEKIDAIDLPPGVNVESGGVFADIAEGFQAIFISMAVGIVLVYLVMVASLGSLRNPFIIVLTLPLALVGVMASLAITDRALGLAAMMGILLLIGIVVTNAIVFISFVEQQRARGLGVYDALISGARVRLRPILMTAITTSFALLPLAVESEGGGIISAELATVVIGGLTSSTALTLLVLPIMYMLFNESIPRLFGRILHRMPSAPQVAAPEPAADG